A genome region from Triplophysa rosa linkage group LG24, Trosa_1v2, whole genome shotgun sequence includes the following:
- the naga gene encoding alpha-N-acetylgalactosaminidase has product MQRAAVLLVLAFSTSTFSLDNGLMRTPPMGWLAWERYRCNTDCQNDPENCISEKLFMDMADRLSEDGWKELGYVYVNIDDCWSSMQRDGQGRLQADPKRFPGGIAKLARYVHDRGLKLGIYGDMGTHTCGGYPGTTLDKVQIDAQTFAEWGIDMLKLDGCYSNSTYQEQGYPMMSKALNATSRPIGYSCSWPAYQGGLPPKVNYTMLGEICNLWRNYDDIQDSWDSVLSIVDWFFNNQDELQPAAGPGQWNDPDMLIIGDFGLSMDQSRAQMALWGILAAPLFMSNDLRTISSGARAILQNKVAIAINQDPLGIQGKRLLKEKSGIEVFWRPLYKGASALVFVSRRSDMPYRYKTSLKTLNYTPGVYEVYDVFMERTVSTLKDSTEFVVSINPSGVVMWYLSPASDWQEEADSLRFSEKLIGRKFHRHAKDAHAPLVL; this is encoded by the exons ATGCAAAGAGCAGCGGTGCTTTTAGTTCTGGCATTCTCAACGTCCACCTTTTCTTTGGACAATGGTCTGATGAGGACTCCACCTATGGGCTGGTTAGCCTGGGAACGGTACCGCTGCAATACCGACTGTCAGAATGACCCTGAAAACTGCATCAG TGAGAAATTATTCATGGATATGGCTGACAGGTTGTCTGAGGACGGCTGGAAAGAGCTGGGTTACGTCTACGTCAACATCGATGACTGCTGGTCCTCAATGCAGAGAGACGGACAGGGTCGACTTCAGGCTGACCCCAAGAG GTTTCCGGGTGGCATCGCTAAGCTGGCGCGTTACGTTCATGACCGCGGCTTAAAACTGGGTATCTATGGAGACATGGGCACGCACACGTGCGGCGGGTACCCGGGGACCACTCTGGATAAAGTTCAGATTGACGCGCAGACGTTTGCTGAGTGGGGCATCGACATGCTTAAACTGGACGGGTGTTACTCCAACTCCACCTATCAGGAACAGG GTTACCCAATGATGTCAAAAGCCCTCAATGCTACAAGCCGTCCTATTGGCTACTCCTGCAGTTGGCCCGCCTACCAGGGAGGACTCCCACCCAAA gtGAATTACACAATGTTGGGTGAGATCTGTAACCTGTGGCGTAACTATGATGATATCCAGGACTCTTGGGACAGCGTTCTGTCTATTGTCGATTGGTTCTTTAATAATCAGGATGAACTTCAGCCCGCTGCCGGGCCGGGCCAGTGGAATGATCCAGACATG TTGATCATTGGAGATTTTGGCCTCAGCATGGACCAGTCGCGTGCTCAGATGGCGCTTTGGGGGATCTTGGCCGCGCCTCTCTTCATGTCCAACGATCTGCGGACGATAAGCAGCGGCGCTCGTGCCATCCTGCAGAATAAAGTGGCTATCGCCATCAATCAAGACCCGTTGGGCATCCAGGGCAAACGCCTGCTGAAG GAGAAGAGCGGCATCGAGGTCTTCTGGAGGCCTCTGTATAAAGGAGCGAGCGCTTTGGTGTTCGTCAGCAGACGTTCAGACATGCCGTATCGCTATAAGACATCACTGAAGACTCTCAACTACACACCCGGCGTCTATGAG gtgtaTGATGTGTTCATGGAGCGCACCGTGTCGACTCTGAAGGACAGCACTGAGTTTGTCGTCTCCATTAACCCGTCTGGTGTGGTCATGTGGTACCTCTCTCCAGCATCTGATTGGCAGGAAGAGGCAGACTCTCTTCGTTTCAGTGAGAAGCTGATTGGACGAAAGTTCCACCGGCATGCTAAAGACGCTCACGCTCCTCTGGTGCTCTGA